One uncultured Caproiciproducens sp. DNA segment encodes these proteins:
- a CDS encoding AzlC family ABC transporter permease has product MQGIQALTFKKGLKDGLPICLGYISVSFAFGMMATQGGLPVWAVMLISMSNMTSAGQFAGTELILSGGLYIELAVTTFIINIRYMLMSLSLSQKIDETMTSLQRFILSFGVTDEVFAVAMQQEGSINARYFAGLIVTPYTGWTLGTLLGGTATGLLPASVRTALGIAIYGMFLAIIIPPAKRARPIAKVIAIAAVASCIFKWTPFLNRISSGWVIIICAVIASAYAALRYPVDDAEVRE; this is encoded by the coding sequence ATGCAGGGAATACAGGCTTTAACGTTTAAAAAAGGATTGAAGGATGGCTTACCGATTTGCCTTGGGTACATCAGTGTCTCCTTTGCATTTGGGATGATGGCGACACAGGGCGGACTGCCGGTTTGGGCGGTTATGCTGATTTCTATGAGCAACATGACCAGTGCCGGGCAGTTTGCCGGTACCGAGCTGATTTTGTCAGGCGGCCTTTACATAGAACTTGCCGTAACCACTTTCATCATCAATATCCGTTATATGCTGATGTCGCTTTCACTTTCCCAAAAAATAGACGAAACCATGACCTCCCTTCAGCGGTTTATTCTTTCGTTCGGGGTCACCGATGAGGTGTTTGCCGTTGCCATGCAGCAGGAGGGCAGTATCAACGCGCGATATTTCGCCGGGCTGATCGTCACACCGTATACCGGCTGGACGCTTGGAACCCTGCTTGGCGGTACCGCAACCGGTCTGCTGCCCGCCAGTGTACGCACTGCGCTGGGAATTGCGATTTACGGCATGTTTCTCGCAATCATTATTCCGCCGGCAAAGCGTGCGCGCCCGATCGCAAAGGTGATTGCCATTGCGGCTGTTGCCAGCTGTATTTTTAAGTGGACGCCTTTTCTAAACCGGATTTCCAGCGGTTGGGTCATTATTATCTGCGCGGTAATCGCCTCGGCTTATGCTGCGCTGCGCTATCCGGTTGATGACGCGGAGGTGCGGGAATGA
- a CDS encoding AzlD domain-containing protein, translating into MNYQRLLICIFIMAIVTYIIRMLPLAIFKKKINNRFVKSFLAYVPYAVLAAMTFPEILYSTANLYSAAFGLAAALLLAYKDKGLLTVALGSTAAVFVAEQVIRFFG; encoded by the coding sequence ATGAATTATCAAAGACTGCTGATCTGCATTTTTATCATGGCGATTGTAACGTATATCATCCGTATGCTTCCGCTGGCGATTTTTAAAAAGAAAATCAACAACCGTTTTGTAAAATCATTTTTGGCTTATGTGCCTTATGCGGTACTTGCGGCAATGACTTTTCCGGAAATTTTGTATTCCACGGCAAACTTGTATTCGGCTGCGTTCGGCCTTGCCGCCGCACTTCTGCTTGCATACAAAGACAAGGGGCTTCTCACTGTTGCGCTTGGTTCCACCGCGGCCGTTTTTGTTGCGGAACAGGTGATCCGTTTTTTCGGATGA